From the Elaeis guineensis isolate ETL-2024a chromosome 16, EG11, whole genome shotgun sequence genome, the window ACATACAGATCAACTTCACATCAGTCTACTGCCTTTCCAAAATTAGATATGCTGGAATTTGTAGATTAAACCATAATAACTCAATGAAGAAAAGGACTTAATAGAATATGTATGAGCTCGGCCCTTATATTTGTTGCATGAGATGGTTGGTTTCTCTGTCATATTTCACAGATTGCCAGAAGGCAAAAAACCTTAGGATCTTAAAACTACCTTTTCCTCGGATATTTTTTTTCCCCTCTAATTCTTTCACCTAGTCTAATGTGTAAATTGTCTTACAAAATGTTGTAGGTTTTTGTTTTAGTGCAATTATGTAAAACGGCCACTGGCTTTCACAATTCTTCAAAAATACAGATCACAGAGCTCTGATAAGGCAGAAAAATATTGGTGATATATTTGCAATATTGATTGCAATTAGGGGAATTGTTTTAGAGAAACCATGTTAGCCTGTATTATCTTTTATCACATGCTTGTGTTGGATGAGGAATCTGGCATTATTTATTATTGCTAAACTACAGTTTCACTATTTTTGTTGGCATCTGGTAAATCTCGAAGACATCACTGTGGTTTCTTTACCCCATGTTAATGCATACATAACTTGATCTTGGAATTTTTGAATTGTCACAGACCAATTCAATGTCATTATACGAAGTTGTGGCAGCCATATCAGTCTTGCTTGGTTTTGCACCACCTTCCTCACTTCCTGCTGATTCTTCATATAAGGTGCACAGCGAAGCAAACCTTTTCATACAGAATTTTATTACATTAAACTCTGACACTTTGGGCCATTATATTCACAGCTAAATGAGGTGCTAGCTCCCAATCCATTTGACAGGCCTCATGCTGTTATGATTCTAGAAGTTAGGGGAGTTGAGGGTCAGTCTTTTGAACTTAATCAACGTCCAAATGAGTGGTTATTTACCTCTTTTTACTTTACATGACTTATGATGTTCTACTTGCAGAGCAACTTCTGTCTGCTGACTACTTAAACACCCAAGTGGGTAGTGTCTTCAAAAGTAGGGTTATTGGTTCAAGTAAAGCCGAAATTCCACTTCCAGGTTAGTGAATCCTTCTTAAGCAGTTTTCTAGTAAGGCACATACAAATGCTtttgttatttttctttttttaccatATTTATTACACTTAGAAAAGATAATGTTATGATGATCTTGAACTTTTTGCAGGTGAGGATGAAGTTTCTGTTGTTCCTTTGGATGAACCTTTAAATGTTGAGTGTAATGCTGCTTGTGTTGATAAGGAGATCAGCAATCTTGTAAGCTCAATGTTTCACTTATACAAGTTTATAAGTCATTGGGTATTCCGGTCTCCTTTTAAAATAACTTGTCATAATCACATGCAGATGCCATGGTTGCTAAAGATTTTAGATGTAGGGtaagtttaaaaaatatttaaatgtgGATTAGAACTTATATGCCTTCTTCATGATATTGTTTAAGATTTATGTAGATATtgtttaagatttattttacatagtaTATTTTTAATCTAGATAAGTTATTAAGTTTTCCTATGGCCAACAAATTATTATGAATTTGGATTTGGATGACATGGGACCCTTATTATGCATATAATCATAAAAATCCCAACTTGAAGAGACTTTTCCCTAGACTCCTTCTGAGAATCCAGCGTGGTAGAATCCCTTTTCTTTGTAGAAGTTTGGTATAGTTGGCATGTTTAAGGGAGAAATGTAATTAGGGTTGTTATGGGAATTGAAAAGTTGGGAAATATAACCTCTTTTATATTATTAGGATTGTAGCCTTGATGATTTGCGCTAACCAACATATCAATTTATGCAGGCACACTGGCTGGGGGGATCCCTAGATGGTGAATTGAGTGTTCCTTTGCCAAGTGGTAACACTTTAAAGCTGGATCTTTTGAAGGTCTGCCTTAACTTCCCCTCTTCTATATGAGTGTGTGGCCACTAGTGCAATGCTTAGTCTTCTGCTGTCAGATTTTCTGATTAATGTGAATTGATGAACATgcttctgcttttttttttttttttggtgtggacATACTTGTTTTTGTctctttaatttaaattttttttatgaatacaaTTAAGAAGGGTGTATCTACTAAAAGAGAATGTTTAATTATAGAGATTGACCGCCACAATTCCCTACATTGCTAATCATAATCAACATCCTCAAAATGCTTAAAAACAAAAAAGAATGTCATAGGGACTTTCTAATTATGCTCCATGTGATTtgaaaataacttttttttttttttttaagttggaAGACCGCTGATTCGTTCTGATGCATGATCAGAAAGTCTCTAGGCCAATTAAATTTTGGCCCACTTGCATCTTACAAGAGTATATAGCAATGAACAGTGTGGAGTATCAAATTAAACATCTTGCCATGGATCATGATGTACTATTTATCTTCTTAGCAAAAATTTCATTTTGCAACTGTATAGTGCTTGACCAGATGGTGTTAATCATGATGATCGGTAAACTATTATTGCATAAGTTATCCTTCTTGCAACCGAACTTTGATGTCCTTCCAATGGACTTATTTCCTTCAAGGGCATCTAGAATGATGTTTTGAGTAATATGCCATATGATGTGTTTTTTGGTCCATTAAATAAAGGACATGTGCAGGTCATGTTTAAAGGTTAGGTGATTTTTTATTGGTGGCATCACGTATACAAGTATGCAGTTTTTAGTTGTTGACAGGTTGAGTGCTAATGTCGTGCAGAAAGCAGACTTGTATTATGCATCTAGTCTTGTATCCCTGTTTAGAAGTATCAAGAAAGCAGCGGAGATTCATGAAGATTTGGCTGGTAGCAGCATGAGCCCTGCAGAATTATTGATAGGTCATTTCACAGGCGTTGAGGTGATTTCAATTTTTCTTGTAGAAATTATTCTTAGTTCTATTTATGGTCTTGATATCATGGATCATATCATATTAGCACATATTTCATGCAATTTGGTGTCAAAACTGAGGCTTCATCATTTTAATATTACTTCTAGCCAGACAATTTGTCAATGTATAGTTGTCCAAATTCTGTTTCTATGCAGCATGTCATGTAATTTTCTCACGTATTGTTTGTGACCAATGTTTTCTGCCATAAGTGTACACTGGCTTAGTGATGTTTGTTGCATTGCTTTATTGGCAATGTTTAGTGTAGCAGAATATTACCATGAATCCCTTGTCAAGCTCATGCTGTCGTTGGACTTCGACAATCAAACACCCATACGTCTAAGTCAGTTGTTGCTGATCACTCATTAAAAGTTCTCTTGCTCTGATTAAACTATAGTTTATCTTACATTTATTGGGGAAAAGTCCATCCTTGTGGTCCCATCTCCCAAACGACTCTGAGTTGGGATTGCAATGTATCTCTGTGCTCATCTTGAGGAATTTAAGATTGCATTTTGACCGAAAGTTGtgccttatatttatttatttatttgtttttgtTTGCTTTAAAATCTACTTCATTCTCAAGTGGTTCCCTTTAATTATTCACTTTCTTTTTTTTACTCAGCAACTCCTCTGCCTCTTTCCTagctatatttaataaataaatggataaataaataaatttagatttcattGGTGAGGCAATATCTTGCTCCCATATCAGCAGCTGGAACCCCTTTATGGTTTTAACTTCCAATTACATTTTTTTCCAGATCCAAACCTTTCATCAACAgtatttttattcttatttgGTACCAATAAATGGATGAATTTTTTCGTTTCTCTGGCTTATTTATATGCTGGTATCAACAAAATTGAATTTATAGAAATTTTTCAGAGACAAAATAATTATCCATTATGTGCTGTTTATGTAAACTCAGACTGTGCATGGGTTTTGTTGCAGCCCAAAAATGACCTACCATTTGTTGGGACCCCTTTTTTCCCTTGATTTGTCCAGCAACATCTATCATTTATTTAGTTTCATATATTAGTAGCAAGGAAATTGCCTTTTAGGTGGGTTGGTCGGTTATGTCAATATCACATGCTATTGTTTTTTCAAGCACTTCATTATCAACACTGAACTTCGATAATATTCTCTTTTGGTATGTGATATCTATATGCTAAAATATTTCATGCTACTATTTATGATGGATGTGCTGGCAAATTGATGAAATTAATCCAGGTTCTGGAAGAGGAATATGGTCCAGGAGACATTACTCAGCATGCAGTAGAGTTGTTCCAGACAATTCTTGCCAAGTTGTTTGATTTGCTACAAACATCTTACAAGGGTAAGTGGGTTTTGTAGCCCTGCAGATTTACATATAGACTTCTGCTCATGCACCATACAGTAAACATATCAGTGCACCTGCAAAGTTCTGTGGGTTTTTCCTATTACTTTGTTGGGTTTCCATAACATTGGCTGCAGAATCTAAGGTCCTTTTCTTAGTTAAACAACTTCGTGACCAAAGTGGCGTGTAAACGCTAAGCACCCTTATATCAGCAAACAATGCCCGAACTCTTCACTGCTTGAGAAACTATTCTGTCagcaaatttttttcataatagtTGCATTAGCATCTGCATATATAAAGA encodes:
- the LOC105032940 gene encoding uncharacterized protein, translating into MDFRDVVKLNLLFLMSFLCLQARVESSRSVFFLDGSPQRYIRNRPVDAADDTNSMSLYEVVAAISVLLGFAPPSSLPADSSYKLNEVLAPNPFDRPHAVMILEVRGVEEQLLSADYLNTQVGSVFKSRVIGSSKAEIPLPGEDEVSVVPLDEPLNVECNAACVDKEISNLAHWLGGSLDGELSVPLPSGNTLKLDLLKKADLYYASSLVSLFRSIKKAAEIHEDLAGSSMSPAELLIGHFTGVEVLEEEYGPGDITQHAVELFQTILAKLFDLLQTSYKGKIVGVIVSNEEPSSHSGAMLDVTFSARVSRWLKEVQATNETSSEVLLVRRSLAWITGVILLVSTIIGVYLLLNMPLTRDTLLYSNVKLD